One window of Myxococcus xanthus genomic DNA carries:
- a CDS encoding suppressor of fused domain protein, producing the protein MKAPETDEDFIQWYEDCWADRDEVEYPKMFGAIDEGVFTLDQTDAIQAWMESELAQVQEADPNWGPMGVRVSPPSESYPYWTYVTSGLSNPFTVAPGEDIPDGAPSGLGYEMVIHSPEEAKWPVFRLLDMMAYNLVSLRAFAMGHRYPVEGSLDGGESKLSGFVFVRDPSRPDHFVLPSGKVQLLTLVGATRNEMAFARSNGMDKLMAKLVAAGSGYITQPDREEVKL; encoded by the coding sequence ATGAAAGCCCCGGAGACGGACGAAGACTTCATCCAGTGGTACGAGGACTGCTGGGCGGACCGCGACGAAGTCGAGTATCCGAAGATGTTCGGCGCCATTGACGAAGGCGTCTTCACGCTCGACCAGACAGATGCCATCCAAGCGTGGATGGAGAGTGAGCTGGCCCAGGTCCAGGAAGCGGACCCCAACTGGGGTCCCATGGGCGTGCGCGTCTCCCCGCCCAGCGAGAGCTACCCCTACTGGACCTATGTCACCAGCGGACTGTCCAACCCCTTCACCGTGGCGCCCGGCGAGGACATCCCCGACGGCGCGCCCAGCGGGCTGGGCTACGAGATGGTCATCCACTCGCCCGAAGAGGCGAAGTGGCCGGTGTTCCGGCTGCTGGACATGATGGCCTACAACCTCGTGTCCCTGCGCGCCTTCGCCATGGGCCACCGCTACCCGGTGGAAGGCTCCCTGGACGGTGGCGAGTCCAAGCTGAGCGGCTTCGTGTTCGTCCGGGACCCGTCCCGGCCCGACCACTTCGTGCTCCCCAGCGGCAAGGTGCAACTGCTCACCCTGGTGGGCGCCACCCGCAACGAGATGGCCTTCGCCCGCTCCAACGGCATGGACAAGCTGATGGCCAAGCTGGTGGCAGCAGGCTCCGGCTACATCACCCAGCCCGACCGGGAAGAAGTGAAGTTGTAG